The Candidatus Hydrogenedentota bacterium genome window below encodes:
- a CDS encoding redoxin domain-containing protein: MDKKRWISLILLLAVTAAFGCSMVFLKVFQKPVEPDTDAPQATETATDAPRATETATDAPAPQSPLDGAALLQATAAALGTGHALRVDLEAQITANQGAITQNSSIAGSIELGENNLGTLHLKDEHLSFSIHNDAQNCVTFLSEKNQYIKTPAMKTRSELLSRGFPGIMEVPLHWLTSLLAGAVPDHDALTVSEASCDGVPCRALQADSPEYELTLSLSQATPPTPLSMEVVLKPEAMKKHRAPANLSVKMTLTFHDWQLAFEPPQDYFTFVPPAGAVEATQDTAAAGNAPREGDTAPLFTLPSLNGESVDLQNYVGGHVLILDFWATWCGPCRRVLPVLAKLSQEFAERNVLLFTINQRETPEKIQGFLEQQGLDVKVLLDSAGVASRLYHVTGIPRIVIIGKDGTIKKIYAGFSETLEASIAAVLEEMTAS, from the coding sequence ATGGATAAAAAAAGGTGGATCAGCCTGATACTACTTTTAGCGGTGACAGCCGCCTTCGGCTGCTCTATGGTATTTTTGAAGGTTTTTCAGAAACCTGTCGAACCGGACACGGATGCGCCACAGGCAACAGAGACAGCCACGGATGCGCCACGGGCGACAGAGACAGCTACGGATGCGCCCGCTCCCCAATCCCCTTTGGATGGGGCTGCGCTCCTGCAAGCGACTGCGGCAGCACTGGGCACAGGTCATGCGCTCCGCGTAGACCTTGAAGCACAGATAACCGCGAACCAAGGGGCAATCACCCAAAATTCATCGATTGCGGGATCTATCGAATTGGGCGAAAACAACCTGGGAACACTCCACCTTAAAGACGAACACCTTAGCTTCAGCATTCATAATGATGCCCAAAACTGTGTGACCTTCTTATCCGAAAAGAATCAATATATAAAGACGCCGGCTATGAAGACACGGAGCGAGCTGCTCTCCCGAGGATTTCCCGGGATCATGGAAGTGCCCTTGCACTGGCTCACCTCGCTCTTGGCAGGCGCCGTACCTGACCACGATGCGTTGACCGTGTCGGAAGCCAGCTGCGACGGCGTGCCGTGCCGGGCACTGCAGGCGGATTCGCCTGAATACGAATTGACCCTGTCCTTATCGCAAGCAACGCCGCCTACGCCTCTTTCCATGGAGGTCGTTTTGAAGCCGGAGGCCATGAAAAAACATCGCGCCCCCGCCAATCTCAGCGTCAAAATGACGCTGACCTTCCATGATTGGCAACTTGCTTTTGAGCCGCCACAGGACTATTTTACTTTCGTGCCGCCGGCAGGTGCCGTTGAAGCCACCCAGGACACTGCCGCAGCGGGAAATGCTCCCCGTGAAGGCGATACTGCGCCACTCTTTACGCTCCCGTCTCTTAACGGTGAAAGCGTGGATCTACAGAACTATGTGGGCGGCCATGTGCTAATCCTCGATTTTTGGGCGACGTGGTGCGGCCCCTGTCGCAGGGTCCTGCCTGTGCTTGCCAAGCTGTCCCAAGAATTCGCCGAACGCAATGTCCTTCTTTTCACGATCAACCAACGGGAAACGCCGGAAAAGATTCAAGGCTTTTTAGAACAACAAGGGCTTGATGTTAAGGTCTTGTTGGATTCCGCCGGAGTGGCAAGCCGTTTGTATCACGTAACCGGTATTCCGCGCATTGTGATCATTGGTAAAGACGGCACGATCAAAAAGATTTACGCAGGCTTCTCCGAAACCCTCGAAGCATCCATTGCCGCTGTTTTAGAAGAGATGACCGCTTCTTAA
- a CDS encoding glycosyltransferase family 4 protein encodes MTLRIAMVGACPFPAPQGSQVFLQNTAECLQARGHEVHLVVYGYGLGEAGDTLRVHRARRVPFAGKTAAGPSFAKPFQDLTLAFKLRRVILDHHIQVICAHNYEALLAALTVRKRPILYFAHNAMADELPHFFKDLPGACSFGRALDRFFPVRADKVIAPHNRLAGHLVVRGCLQEQITIIAPPVDERILKIVPAQSEAKPPVMYTGNLDAYQNLDLLLNAMHLVRRKKPETKLLIGTAEKEELPGTEMTFIPDFDALQYFLAQDAVFAAPRVSWSGYPIKMLNAMAAGKAIVACESAAYPIEHEKTGLIVPDNDVEAYGAALLRLIEDTNLRAELGKRARQVIHERHHPEIVGEQLAQIIVDAYDPYNTGIAG; translated from the coding sequence ATGACGCTTAGAATTGCTATGGTTGGGGCATGCCCCTTCCCTGCGCCACAGGGGAGTCAAGTTTTCTTGCAAAATACAGCAGAATGCCTTCAGGCGCGGGGTCATGAAGTGCATCTGGTCGTCTACGGCTATGGCTTGGGCGAAGCGGGCGATACCTTGCGTGTTCATCGCGCACGACGCGTTCCCTTTGCCGGCAAAACAGCGGCCGGTCCGTCTTTCGCCAAACCCTTCCAAGATCTTACCCTTGCGTTTAAGCTGCGCCGTGTGATTTTGGATCATCACATTCAAGTTATCTGCGCCCATAATTATGAGGCTCTTCTCGCTGCGCTCACGGTACGTAAACGGCCCATTCTCTATTTCGCCCACAACGCCATGGCCGATGAATTACCCCATTTTTTTAAGGACTTGCCGGGCGCCTGTTCTTTTGGCAGAGCCTTAGACCGTTTTTTCCCCGTGCGCGCCGATAAGGTCATTGCGCCCCATAATCGATTGGCAGGTCATCTGGTGGTGCGCGGCTGTCTTCAAGAACAAATCACGATCATAGCGCCGCCGGTGGATGAACGGATTCTAAAGATTGTGCCCGCCCAAAGTGAGGCGAAGCCACCGGTCATGTATACGGGCAATTTGGACGCCTACCAAAATCTTGATTTGCTGTTGAATGCCATGCATCTGGTTCGTCGCAAAAAGCCCGAAACAAAGTTATTAATCGGGACAGCGGAAAAAGAGGAGCTACCCGGCACAGAAATGACCTTCATTCCGGACTTTGACGCGCTTCAATATTTTCTCGCCCAAGATGCGGTTTTCGCTGCACCCCGTGTATCTTGGTCGGGCTATCCCATCAAGATGTTGAATGCCATGGCGGCCGGTAAAGCAATCGTTGCCTGTGAGAGTGCGGCATATCCCATCGAGCATGAAAAAACGGGCTTGATCGTTCCTGATAATGACGTGGAAGCCTACGGGGCGGCGCTGCTGCGTCTTATTGAGGATACGAATTTGCGCGCCGAGCTGGGCAAGCGTGCCCGCCAAGTTATCCACGAACGGCATCATCCCGAAATTGTGGGTGAACAGCTGGCTCAAATTATTGTAGACGCCTACGATCCTTACAATACGGGCATTGCCGGCTGA
- a CDS encoding metallophosphoesterase family protein, with the protein MFSQELRNKKLWSLMGAIVSCITLILVPYGFGTADFGDPIRIQPYYDLPYLTWQGDPSTSVTVNYHTAEKPEEIAVLYYEQGAEQSEALRAEGQGVQIPDLADQRFINSVQLTDLKPGQAYSFTLASVGDGTAVYHFQTLSDGDEPLRFAITGDTLASGIFELLLKHVSAQSPRFIVVGGDLAYANGDVNQVGRWNRWLKLWHQYGTTPDGMLIPLVLAIGNHEYSKSTGTLEERAPFYYHFFPQGGETFFSRRFGANFGMIVLDSNHIVPHEDQKDWLEAQLQNFDSLPFTAAVYHVPLYPSHRDFEGSASEAGRTHWLPLFDTYTLSVGFEHHDHDFKRSKRLRGNELDPQGTLYLGDGSGGVVPRSPRKERWYLEKTGNQSHFWIVDVTADQMNFSAMDIHGAIFDETSLEARQSGTK; encoded by the coding sequence ATGTTTTCCCAAGAACTTCGAAACAAAAAACTATGGTCCCTTATGGGCGCTATTGTATCGTGTATCACCTTGATTCTGGTACCCTATGGTTTCGGTACCGCTGACTTTGGCGATCCAATACGTATCCAGCCCTATTATGATCTGCCTTACTTGACGTGGCAGGGTGATCCTTCGACATCGGTCACCGTCAATTATCATACAGCCGAAAAACCCGAAGAAATAGCGGTGCTGTATTATGAGCAGGGAGCGGAGCAAAGCGAAGCCTTGCGCGCGGAAGGACAAGGGGTTCAGATACCCGACTTGGCCGACCAACGCTTTATCAATAGTGTCCAATTGACAGATCTGAAGCCGGGACAGGCCTATTCATTCACGCTGGCATCAGTAGGCGACGGGACGGCCGTCTACCATTTTCAGACCTTGTCCGATGGCGATGAGCCCTTGCGTTTTGCCATTACAGGCGATACGCTGGCATCCGGTATTTTCGAGCTGCTGCTGAAACATGTATCAGCACAGTCGCCCCGTTTTATTGTTGTTGGCGGCGATCTTGCCTACGCCAACGGGGATGTGAATCAAGTGGGCCGATGGAATCGCTGGCTTAAGTTGTGGCATCAGTACGGCACGACGCCTGACGGGATGTTGATTCCCTTGGTCTTGGCGATTGGCAACCATGAATACAGCAAATCTACAGGTACTTTGGAAGAGCGCGCTCCCTTCTACTATCATTTTTTCCCGCAAGGAGGAGAGACGTTTTTTTCTCGACGCTTTGGCGCGAACTTCGGCATGATTGTTTTGGACAGCAACCACATTGTGCCTCATGAAGATCAAAAAGATTGGTTAGAAGCGCAGCTGCAGAACTTTGATTCGCTTCCCTTTACAGCGGCTGTGTACCACGTTCCGCTCTACCCCTCTCACCGCGATTTTGAAGGATCCGCATCGGAGGCAGGGCGCACCCACTGGCTGCCTCTTTTCGATACCTACACGCTTTCTGTGGGATTTGAGCACCACGACCATGATTTTAAACGGAGCAAACGACTGCGCGGCAATGAGCTGGATCCTCAAGGAACCTTGTATCTTGGCGACGGCAGCGGCGGTGTCGTCCCCAGATCACCCCGTAAAGAGCGCTGGTATCTGGAAAAGACCGGCAACCAATCGCATTTTTGGATCGTAGATGTGACGGCGGATCAAATGAATTTTTCTGCCATGGACATTCATGGAGCCATCTTTGATGAAACCAGCCTTGAAGCGCGTCAAAGCGGCACGAAATAA